A region of Fusarium keratoplasticum isolate Fu6.1 chromosome 6, whole genome shotgun sequence DNA encodes the following proteins:
- a CDS encoding DNA replication licensing factor MCM6, giving the protein MSVPSPGNQNLPPSISTSTKSRPHRRRFSSPTAAMATPSDAGFMMSDAPSRAAATPRRNFGFPSSSASRPRGPPSENLGAPSEDGFADDQVPRSSRIPNTAEISRVEDRIGLLVQEHFESFIENFAEGPLSAPTPSAPTPSAVTTDKYYVAQIKGMRTYSLSTFYVDYKHLAAWENGSLADGVMRQYYRFLPFLTAALHNMIAKHEPIYFREHRQPTASSNLTTSAASHLGSASQTESSHRKNEHQQTDKLFSIAFYNLPLVSRVRALRAANIGQLLSISGTVTRTSEVRPELSLATFVCEACRTVVPNVEQTFRYTEPTQCPNTTCQNRVAWQLDIRRSTFVDWQKVRIQENSSEIPTGSMPRTMDVILRGEIVDRAKAGEKCIFTGALIVVPDVSQLGLPGLRPTAVRDDRNAPRGADAGGSGISGLKALGVRDLTYRLAFLACMVNPDNSSTGQSAASGVADVVNALTQNNANEGEQSVEDAQAAVLASMNPSEIEDLRAMVHGDHIYSRLVQSIAPMVYGHEVVKKGLLLQLMSGVSKTTPEGMQLRGDINICIVGDPSTSKSQFLKYVCSFAPRAVYTSGKASSAAGLTAAVVKDEETGEFTIEAGALMLADNGICAIDEFDKMDIADQVAIHEAMEQQTISIAKAGIQATLNARTSILAAANPVGGRYNRKTTLRSNINMSAPIMSRFDLFFVVLDECNEQVDRHLAEHIVGIHQLRDEAVEPEFSTEQLQRYIRFSKTFRPEFTDEAKDVLVEKYKDLRADDAQGGVGKNSYRITVRQLESMIRLSEAIAKVNCVEEISPDMVVEAYNLLRQSIISVEHDDVEMYDEEPQEDSETLLRAVDAASGRDQEGDAPMVEEEHEPERSSVVPEKRKLTITYDNYIKMVNMFVQRVNDDESGTGEGVNGEELVNWYLEQKESELEGEEDYHREKALANMVLKKMVKENILMALRGEGLTDGEASSASAAQVIYVLHPNCAVEEF; this is encoded by the exons ATGTCCGTGCCTTCCCCTGGCAACCAAAACCTCCCCCCCTCGATATCAACATCCACCAAGTCAAGGCCTCATCGCAGACGattctcatcaccaaccgCCGCCATGGCTACCCCCAGCGATGCCGGATTCATGATGTCCGATGCCCCCTCGAGGGCTGCCGCAACTCCCCGGCGAAACTTTGGCTTCCCCTCGTCCTCTGCATCTCGACCACGAGGCCCGCCCTCGGAGAACCTGGGAGCGCCCAGTGAAGATGGCTTCGCCGATGATCAAGTCCCGCGGAGCTCCCGAATCCCCAATACCGCCGAGATCTCACGCGTGGAGGATCGAATTGGCCTGCTGGTTCAGGAACACTTCGAGTCCTTCATCGAGAA CTTCGCCGAGGGCCCTCTGAGCGCTCCCACCCCCAGCGCCCCTACCCCCAGTGCTGTTACCACAGACAAGTACTACGTCGCCCAGATCAAGGGTATGCGCACATACTCGCTATCCACTTTCTATGTCGACTATAAGCACCTCGCTGCTTGGGAGAATGGTTCCTTGGCCGATGGTGTTATGCGCCAGTACTATCGattccttcccttcctcacTGCCGCCCTGCACAACATGATCGCCAAGCACGAGCCCATATACTTCCGCGAGCATCGCCAGCCCACCGCTTCGAGCAACCTAACCACCTCGGCCGCCAGCCATCTTGGCTCTGCCAGCCAGACTGAGTCGTCCCATCGCAAGAATGAGCACCAACAGACCGACAAGCTCTTCTCTATCGCCTTCTACAACCTCCCATTGGTGTCAAGGGTGCGTGCCCTCCGAGCTGCCAACATTGGCCAGCTCCTCTCTATCTCTGGTACCGTCACGCGAACATCAGAGGTTCGTCCCGAGCTGTCTCTGGCCACATTCGTCTGCGAAGCCTGTCGCACAGTGGTACCAAATGTCGAACAGACATTCAGATACACGGAGCCTACACAATGTCCCAATACCACCTGTCAAAACCGCGTGGCCTGGCAGCTTGACATTCGGCGCAGCACCTTTGTCGATTGGCAAAAGGTCCGAATCCAAGAGAACAGTTCCGAGATCCCTACTGGCAGTATGCCTCGAACCATGGATGTAATTCTCCGTGGAGAGATTGTCGACCGCGCCAAGGCTGGAGAGAAGTGCATCTTCACTGGTGCCCTGATTGTCGTCCCTGACGTTAGCCAGCTTGGTCTTCCTGGTCTGCGACCAACCGCCGTCCGCGATGATCGCAATGCCCCAAGAGGTGCCGATGCTGGTGGAAGTGGAATCAGCGGCCTCAAGGCCCTTGGTGTGCGCGACTTGACTTACCGTCTAGCCTTCCTTGCCTGCATGGTAAACCCGGATAACTCTTCTACTGGTCAATCTGCCGCCAGCGGTGTTGCTGATGTTGTCAACGCCCTGACACAAAACAATGCGAACGAAGGAGAACAGAGTGTCGAGGATGCCCAGGCTGCTGTGCTGGCATCCATGAATCCCTCTGAGATTGAAGATCTGCGAGCCATGGTGCACGGTGATCACATCTACTCCCGCCTCGTCCAGTCCATTGCGCCCATGGTCTACGGAcacgaggttgtcaagaagGGTCTGCTGCTCCAGCTCATGTCTGGTGTTAGCAAGACTACACCTGAGGGTATGCAACTTCGAGGTGACATCAACATCTGCATTGTTGGTGACCCTTCAACCTCCAAGTCCCAGTTCCTCAAGTACGTGTGCTCATTTGCGCCCCGAGCTGTCTACACCAGTGGAAAGGCCTCGTCGGCTGCCGGTCTCACTGCAGCAGtggtcaaggatgaggagactGGCGAGTTCACCATTGAGGCTGGTGCTCTGATGCTGGCAGACAACGGCATCTGCGCCATTGATGAGTTTGACAAGATGGATATTGCGGATCAGGTTGCCATTCACGAAGCCATGGAACAGCAGACCATTTCTATCGCCAAGGCCGGTATCCAGGCCACTCTCAACGCCCGAACGAGTATCCTCGCTGCTGCTAACCCCGTTGGCGGTCGCTACAACCGAAAGACGACTCTCCGCTCCAATATCAACATGTCGGCACCCATCATGTCCCGTTTTGATCTGTTCTTTGTTGTCCTCGATGAATGTAACGAGCAGGTCGATCGTCATCTCGCAGAGCATATTGTCGGCATCCACCAACTCCGTGACGAAGCTGTCGAGCCTGAGTTCAGCACTGAACAGCTCCAGCGATACATCCGCTTCTCCAAGACCTTCCGCCCCGAGTTTaccgacgaggccaaggatgTGCTGGTCGAGAAGTACAAGGATCTCCGAGCAGATGACGCTCAGGGTGGTGTCGGCAAGAACTCGTACCGTATCACCGTTCGTCAGCTGGAGAGTATGATCCGTCTCTCCgaggccattgccaaggTGAACTGTGTGGAGGAAATCAGCCCTGACATGGTCGTTGAGGCATATAACCTCCTACGACAGAGTATCATCTCGGTTGAGCACGACGATGTCGAGATGTACGATGAGGAGCCACAGGAAGACAGTGAGACGCTCCTTCGGGCTGTTGATGCTGCCTCTGGCCGTGACCAGGAGGGTGATGCACcgatggtggaggaggaacaCGAGCCTGAGCGTAGCAGCGTCGTGCCAGAGAAGCGGAAGCTCACCATCACCTACGACAACTACATCAAGATGGTCAACATGTTTGTCCAGCGAgtcaacgacgacgagagtGGCACTGGTGAGGGCGTGAATGGCGAGGAGTTGGTGAATTGGTATCTTGAGCAGAAGGAGAGTGAGCTCGAGGGTGAGGAAGACTACCACCGCGAGAAGGCTCTGGCAAACATGGTTCTCAAGAAGATGGTCAAG GAAAACATTCTCATGGCTCTTCGTGGCGAGGGTCTCACAGACGGCGAGGCAAGCTCTGCGTCAGCCGCCCAGGTCATCTATGTTCTCCACCCCAACTGCGCTGTTGAGGAGTTCTAG